From Oryza brachyantha chromosome 9, ObraRS2, whole genome shotgun sequence, a single genomic window includes:
- the LOC102710813 gene encoding uncharacterized protein LOC102710813, with amino-acid sequence MGPRTPGSSSNRRRCQNTSPEKPSSINFCNPQFPQNVFSQPPYAMNFPFPPFPHYTPYSPNFQYAVPPQYAPYSLPPPSGAMPSPYLPDPVMPSKAASDQGTPHSVTGPVEQDGEPERTSGRLTWTKDEDIRLINAWLIHFKTDKYWEKVTAEYNSTTPVSRKRELQHLKGHWHKTMKKVAHFNDCWCRVKAKYHSGQSEGMQLMDKTWLMYNKEAHVMYLEEAKHNFSFEHCWQALSDQPKLKEYISSLFTKRTMRSESGDYMSSSEDSEDVPGKEIDKQVTSKEGKLKGSTSSSEVQDKCLVGSFYMLTKNNEDMTEIQPSVSHHKLALGNLKQPDTADKDTGIPINKSKLLIADASCPTEIHVGKQEPKPDTSKLNEHRQGMAVRDDMLEKESWPQGFEIIDNQRVQREELPKKESHAQGFKPRKVSRKRKGKASSSSCEVQADIKHALYLQTMLKNDREKMSEVQLRLSKEQLELARLKQEEAKEKKETTLYKKYTELLLADTSRFDEFQKAEYERAVRHIGEMLFGKDSN; translated from the exons ATGGGTCCTCGCACACCTGGTAGTTCTTCAAATCGAAGACGTTGTCAAAACACCTCACCAGAAAAACCCAGCTCCATAAATTTCTGCAATCCACAATTTCCACAGAACGTATTTTCCCAACCACCATATGCAATGAATTTCCCTTTCCCACCATTTCCTCACTATACTCCGTACTCACCAAATTTCCAATATGCTGTTCCACCACAATATGCTCCATATTCATTACCGCCACCTTCTGGAGCTATGCCATCACCATACTTACCTGATCCAGTCATGCCATCAAAGGCAGCATCTGATCAAGGCACCCCCCATTCAGTAACTGGTCCAGTAGAACAAGATGGAGAACCTGAGAGGACTTCTGGCCGACTAACATGGACAAAAGATGAGGACATAAGATTG ATAAACGCTTGGTTGATTCATTTCAAGACTGACAAGTACTGGGAAAAGGTTACAGCAGAATACAACAGTACAACCCCTGTATCTCGGAAAAGGGAACTGCAGCATTTGAAGGGCCACTGGCACAAGACAATGAAGAAGGTGGCACACTTCAATGATTGTTGGTGCCGGGTCAAGGCAAAATATCATAGTGGCCAGTCTGAGGGCATGCAACTGATGGACAAAACTTGGCTGATGTATAACAAGGAAGCACATGTGATGTATCTGGAAGAGGCAAAGCATAATTTTTCCTTTGAACACTGCTGGCAAGCTCTTAGCGACCAACCCAAGTTGAAAGAATACATCTCTTCTTTATTCACAAAAAGAACAATGCGGTCTGAGTCTGGGGATTACATGTCTTCTTCTGAAGACTCTGAAGATGTGCCTGGAAAAGAAATAGATAAACAAGTAACATCTAAGGAAGGTAAACTTAAGGGGTCAACTTCATCATCAGAGGTGCAAGACAAATGCTTGGTTGGTTCCTTTTACATGCTCACCAAGAACAATGAGGATATGACAGAAATCCAGCCTTCTGTCTCACACCATAAGCTTGCGTTGGGCAATTTAAAACAGCCAGACACAGCAGACAAGGACACAGGAATTCCCATCAACAAATCAAAACTATTGATTGCTGATGCTTCATGCCCCACTGAAATTCATGTTGGGAAGCAGGAACCGAAACCTGACACTTCAAAATTGAACGAACATCGGCAGGGGATGGCAGTGAGGGATGATATGCTTGAAAAAGAATCATGGCCTCAAGGCTTTGAGATTATAGACAATCAGAGAGTGCAAAGGGAAGAACTTCCCAAAAAAGAATCACATGCTCAAGGTTTCAAGCCGCGAAAAGTCAGTCGGAAACGGAAAGGCAAGGCATCGTCTTCCTCGTGCGAGGTGCAAGCGGACATCAAGCATGCCTTATATCTTCAGACCATGCTTAAAAATGATCGTGAAAAGATGTCAGAGGTACAGCTCCGCCTCTCGAAAGAGCAGCTTGAATTGGCCAGACTTAAGCAGGAGGAAgcaaaggagaagaaagaaacgACACTTTACAAGAAGTACACAGAGCTGTTGCTGGCGGACACTTCAAGGTTTGATGAGTTTCAGAAGGCAGAGTATGAGAGAGCTGTGAGGCATATAGGAGAGATGCTATTTGGCAAGGATAGCAATTAG